One region of Pan paniscus chromosome 5, NHGRI_mPanPan1-v2.0_pri, whole genome shotgun sequence genomic DNA includes:
- the LOC130541627 gene encoding LOW QUALITY PROTEIN: putative uncharacterized protein FLJ45825 (The sequence of the model RefSeq protein was modified relative to this genomic sequence to represent the inferred CDS: substituted 1 base at 1 genomic stop codon), producing MPPKGSMSVTGKGENITDGPSPVPLLSAWSKGSAAGLPSFSNESPMSRETSESWTNXDDIFYAYASMSPGAEHRGTTQLLRFQLAPIKKLEGSLQTHFLLSSLHPRMTFPGRAGGGEAGSRPPRRPWAGILILQLPSTRGGRRSGHGAVRSWGPWKVVAEQPVGGTDPPAHGGRGRPSPNENT from the exons ATGCCACCCAAGGGTTCTATGAGTGTGactggaaaaggagaaaatatcacAGATGGCCCTAGCCCTGTGCCTCTGCTCTCTGCCTGGAGCAAAGGATCTGCTGCT GGACTGCCCAGTTTTAGCAATGAAAGTCCCATGTCACGGGAAACCTCTGAGTCCTGGACAAATTAAGATG ACATTTTCTATGCATATGCAAGCAT GTCACCAGGAGCAGAGCACAGAGGGACAACACAGCTTTTGCGCTTCCAGCTGGCTCCCATCAAGAAGTTAGAAGGGAGCCTGCAAACACATTTCCTGCTATCATCTCTCCACCCCAGAATGACTTTCCCTGGtagagctgggggaggggaggcgggCAGCAGGCCCCCCAGGAGGCCCTGGGCAGGAATATTAATACTCCAACTTCCCAGCacaagaggagggaggaggagcggCCACGGCGCAGTCCGGTCCTGGGGGCCCTGGAAGGTGGTTGCTGAGCAGCCCGTGGGAGGCACGGATCCGCCAGCTCACGGCGGCAGGGGCCGCCCAAGTCCTAATGAAAACACCTAG